The DNA window ATAAAGAACTTGAAAAATTAATGAGAACAGACAAAGAAAAAATAAAAAAATTATATTATGAAAGAGAAATAAAACTCGGATAGATTTAATGAAAGATTGTCCCGACCTGTCGGGATCCCGATTCATCGGGGAAGGATTGGAAATGCTAAATTTTGCAAAAATTTTAAGATCTATACGAACCTTTTAATTTTTATAAATCTTTAAAAAAAATTATTAATTAGGAGAGGCTATGTATCCAGAATATATGCAAGAATCAATAAAAAATGTTGAGAGAACAAGACCTGCAAGGTTAAAATTAGCAAAGTCAGGAAAGCAATTATTCCCTCGTATGTCCGCAGAAGAAAGGGATGTAGTTCTAAACAAATTTCACCCAGATTACAAAACAAATGCAAGACGGGAAATAAGAATAGGTCCAAATAAAGGAGAAAGAATAACAACAAAAGTAGCTGAACTTCTTGAGACCTACTCAAGAATTAATCCAGCAGACTTTGATTTATCCCATCCTGATTATGAGACGGATGTGTTGGTAATAGGTGCTGGTTCTGCAGGATTCTCTGCTTCTATACTTGCTTCAGAAAATGGGGCAGATGTAATTCTCGTTACTAAACTCAGAGTTGGAGATTCAAACTCAATGATGGCTCAAGGTGGCATTCAAGCTGCAGTCAGACCTGACGATTCACCTGTTTTACATTATTTAGATGTTATTGGTGGAGGTCATTTTGATAATAAACCCGAGTTAGTTAACGCATTGGTTTCAGATGCTCCGGATGCAATAAAATGGTTGCAAGACATGGGGGTTATGTTTGATAGAAATCCTGATGGAACAATGTTTACGAAATCGGGTGGTGGAACTTGCAGACCACGAATGCACTCTGCCAGAGACTATACTGGTGCAGCTATCTGCAGAACTCTGCGTGATGAGGTTTATAACAGACCTGATAAGATTAAAATCCTTGAACATCAACCTGCTGTGGAGCTAATAAAAGATAGTGATGGACGCGTCGCAGGTGCGGTCCTTTATCATCTTGAAAATAAAGAATATTTTACTGTTAAAGCCAAGGCTACAATCCTTTCTACAGGTGGGTTTGGCAGACTGCACATACAGGGATTTGAAACCACAAATCACTACGGCGCTACCGCAGATGGTCTGGTAATGGGCTATAGGGCTGGCGCAAACTTATTATATATGGATTCTGTCCAGTATCATCCAACCGGAGCTGTATATCCACTGCAAATTATGGGATTTCTATGCACAGAAAAATTGCGCGGAATGGGTGCACAGCCTGTAAATAAAAATGGTGAACTCTTTGTATATCCTCTTGAACCAAGAGATATAGAGGCTTCATCTTTCATACGGGAATGTACAGAGAGAGGAAACGGAATAAAAACTCCATCTGGAAATGTAGGAATCTGGCTGGATACTCCACTTATTGAACAGATAAATGGCGAAGGAGCAATTAAAGAAAATCTACCTGCTATGTTAAGACAGTTTGGTCGCTTTGATGTGGACATAACAAAAGAGCCGATGCTCGTTTATCCTACTTTGCATTATCAAAACGGCGGAATAGAAATAAACGACCATTGCGAAACAAAGTTGCCTGGACTTTATGTTGCTGGCGAGGCTTCTGGCGGGGTGCATGGTAGAAATAGATTAATGGGCAATTCACAATTAGATTTAATAGTATTTGGCAGAAGAGCTGGTAAATATGCGACAGAATATGCAAAAGGTGCAAAACTTGGCAAATTGAATTTAGACCATGTTTACGAATATGAAAAAGAAGTAGAAAAATTTGGTATTGATAGGAAAAATATCTCCCCAATGGTTCTACCTGACTATATTCCAGAAGCAGTGAAAAAGAGACAGTATACTGCCCACTATGAAGGAACGCTTAGATAACAAATTTCTAAATCCGAAATTCTAAATCCGAAATAAGTTCAAATTTACCCTGTGAACTAAAATGCAAAATAATAAACATTATGATTTAGAAGAACGTCCGCCAGTTGGCGGATTGCTAAGAGGGTTAGAAATTTAGTTAAGAAAATACCAAAAACAATGTCAAATTTAGAATATGGAAAGCAGTTAATAAGATCTTCTAGTTCTGTTGGAGCAAATTACACTTGCCCCGTTAGATAAAACTTAATGATGGGTAAGCAGATTAATAAAATTGTTGCCAATAAGTATATAAACTTGTGGTTTAATACAAGGAGTAATTATCTAACGGGGTGAAAAGCAAATGAATCATTAAGTAAAAAAGATTTTCTAATGCGGATAAAGATTTGTCGCAAAGAATCTAAAGAAAGTACATTTTGGTTAAAATTATGTGAAGTAAAAAATGAAGCAGAAGAAAAAGAGAGAAAATTTCTAATAGGTGAAGCAACTGAATTAATGAAAATATTTGGATCTATTGTTGCCAAAGCAAAATAACAATAAGTTTTAGAACTTTTTAAATTTTGGTTATTAGAATTTTGAAATTGTTTAGTCCCCGATTAAATCGGGGATAGAAATTAGAATTTAGAATTTGTAAATTGGAGGAATAAATGCCAAAACCGAAGATAGCTTTTTATTGGTGTGCTTCTTGCGGTGGATGTGAAGAAGCCATAATTGACTTAAATGAAGATATACTTAAAGTAGCTGATTCAGTTAATATTGTCTTCTGGCCCTGCGCTATGGATTTCAAATATGCTGATGTACGAAAAATGAAAAAAGATGAAATAGATGTCACATTCATAAATGGAGCTATTCGCACAGATGAACAAGAAGAAATGGCAAAACTACTTAGAGAAAAATCAAAAATAATTGTATCTTTTGGAGCTTGTTCACAATTAGGAGGAATCCCAGGATTAGCTAATTTTTGGGATAGAGAAACCATATTTAATTCTTCTTATGGCAAGAATTGTCCCTCTATTGATAATCCAGAAGGAATCACACCTCAGACAGTTTCAAAAGTGCCTGAAGGGGAATTAACCTTGCCTGCCTTTCATAACACAGTAAAGACTACTGACTAGGTTATTGATGTGGATTATTATCTTCCAGGTTGTTCTCCAGCCCCATACTTAACGATGAAAGCTATCAATACAATTTTATCTGGTGAATTACCTCCAAAAGGCACAGTCCTTGCTCCAAATAAAGCTTTATGTGAAACTTGCTCTCTTAATGAAACCAAGCCGGAAAAATTATCAATAGAAAAGATAAATAGAATTTCTCTTGTTGAGGCAGACCCGGAAAAATGCTTCCTTGCACAAGGAATTATTTGTATGGGACCAGTAACTCGCTCTGGATGCAGCGAAGAGGGAGATGGCAGATGCATTAAAGCTAATATGTCCTGTCGTGGATGTTACGGACCAATCTCTGAGGTAAAAGATGTAGGTGCCAAGATGATTTCTGCTCTTGCCTCTATTCTCGGTCTTGAGGGTGAAGAAAATATGAGCGAGGAAGAAGTAGAAAAACTAATGTCCCAAGTTGTTGACCCAGCTGGTACTTTCTATCGCTTTTCTTTGTCAAAATCACTGTTGATGAGGAAAAGGAATGATAAACATTGATAGAAGAAAAACGAAAAATAGTCTAATAAATAATTCCCCTCCGTCTGGAATTCTGTCTCCCGATATATCTGGAGACAAGACTGATTAGAGAAGCAAGCCGTAGCCAGAAATGAAGTGAAATTATCTATTTTGCATATCTCATATAGTCATTATGAAAAAAAGGAGAAATAATTAATTATGAAAAAAATATCCATAAATCCAATTACCAGATTAGAGGGACATGGCAAGATTGAAATCTTCCTTGATGATGACGGAAATGTTAGTAATGCATATCTGCAAGTACCCGAGTTACGAGGCTTTGAACAATTTTGTATTGGTAGGCCCGTTGAAGAACTGCCAAGAATAACTCCCCGTATTTGTGGCGTTTGCCCTATGGCACATCATATGGCATCTACTAAAACTGTTGATGCAGTATATAATATAAAACCAACTCCAACTGCTGTAAAATTACGCAATTTAGTTTATGATGCTTATATTATGGAAGACCATCTATTGCACTTCTTCTTTTTAGGGGGACCTGACTTTATTGTAACCCCATCTGCTCCACCGGAAGAAAGAAATATCCTTGGTGTTATTGGAAAAGTCGGATTAGAAATCGGCACAAAAGTTATTGCCACAAGAAGAAAAATCAGGGAAATTGTAACTCATCTTTCTGGCAGAATTATCCATCCAGTTGGAGGACTTCCCGGCGGTGTTTCTAAGAATTTAATTGAAGAAAAAAGAAAAGAATTCCTAAAGTATGCAAAACAAGCATTAGAATTTGCCCAAGAATCCATTAAAATCTTTAATGATATAGTTCTTAAAAATGATAAATATTTGGATTTGATTGTCGGAGATATTTATAAACATAAGACCTATTATATGGGTTTAGTAGACGAAAACAACAAAGTTAATTTCTATGATGGGAAGGTTAGGGTTGTAGACCCAGAAGGCAAGGAAATTCTAAAATTTGAAGCAAAAGATTATCTAAAATACATTGCAGAACATGTTGAGCCCTGGAGTTATATGAAATTTCCATTTCTTAAAAAAATTGGTTGGAAAGGATTTGTTGATGGGAAAAATAGCGGTGTGTATCGCGTTGCCCCTCTTGGAAGATTGAATGCCTCTAATGGCATGGCAACTCCTATTGCACAAGTTAAATATGAAAAAATGTATGATAAATTAGGCGGAAAACCTGCTCATAATACACTTGCCTTCCATTGGGCAAGATTGATTGAAGTAATCTATGCTGCTGAACATATGGTTGAGTTATTAAAAGATAAAACTATTACTTCACCAGATATTCGTAATCTTCCTACTGGGGTTCCAAATGAAGGTGTTGGTATAACAGAAGCAGCTCGTGGAACTCTATTCCATCATTATAAAACCGATGAAAATGGCATTGTTACTGCCGTTAATCTGCTCGTTGCAACTGTTGCGAATGCAGCTGGAATGTCAATGTCAATTGCAAAAGCGGCTCAGAAACTTATAAAAAATAGTAAAGTTAATGATGGCTTGCTTAATATGGTAGAAATGGCATTCCGAGCTTATGACCCCTGCCTTGCCTGTGCTACTCATTCTTTGCCGGGTAAAACTCCTCTTATTGTGAATATACATAATAATGCTGGGAATATAATAAAAACTATTAGGAGAGACTGAAATTCGCCACTGTCAGGGAATGGCCCCTGACGGCTCCTTTTTACTGTCCACTTG is part of the Candidatus Cloacimonadota bacterium genome and encodes:
- a CDS encoding FAD-binding protein produces the protein MYPEYMQESIKNVERTRPARLKLAKSGKQLFPRMSAEERDVVLNKFHPDYKTNARREIRIGPNKGERITTKVAELLETYSRINPADFDLSHPDYETDVLVIGAGSAGFSASILASENGADVILVTKLRVGDSNSMMAQGGIQAAVRPDDSPVLHYLDVIGGGHFDNKPELVNALVSDAPDAIKWLQDMGVMFDRNPDGTMFTKSGGGTCRPRMHSARDYTGAAICRTLRDEVYNRPDKIKILEHQPAVELIKDSDGRVAGAVLYHLENKEYFTVKAKATILSTGGFGRLHIQGFETTNHYGATADGLVMGYRAGANLLYMDSVQYHPTGAVYPLQIMGFLCTEKLRGMGAQPVNKNGELFVYPLEPRDIEASSFIRECTERGNGIKTPSGNVGIWLDTPLIEQINGEGAIKENLPAMLRQFGRFDVDITKEPMLVYPTLHYQNGGIEINDHCETKLPGLYVAGEASGGVHGRNRLMGNSQLDLIVFGRRAGKYATEYAKGAKLGKLNLDHVYEYEKEVEKFGIDRKNISPMVLPDYIPEAVKKRQYTAHYEGTLR
- a CDS encoding Ni/Fe hydrogenase subunit alpha, whose amino-acid sequence is MKKISINPITRLEGHGKIEIFLDDDGNVSNAYLQVPELRGFEQFCIGRPVEELPRITPRICGVCPMAHHMASTKTVDAVYNIKPTPTAVKLRNLVYDAYIMEDHLLHFFFLGGPDFIVTPSAPPEERNILGVIGKVGLEIGTKVIATRRKIREIVTHLSGRIIHPVGGLPGGVSKNLIEEKRKEFLKYAKQALEFAQESIKIFNDIVLKNDKYLDLIVGDIYKHKTYYMGLVDENNKVNFYDGKVRVVDPEGKEILKFEAKDYLKYIAEHVEPWSYMKFPFLKKIGWKGFVDGKNSGVYRVAPLGRLNASNGMATPIAQVKYEKMYDKLGGKPAHNTLAFHWARLIEVIYAAEHMVELLKDKTITSPDIRNLPTGVPNEGVGITEAARGTLFHHYKTDENGIVTAVNLLVATVANAAGMSMSIAKAAQKLIKNSKVNDGLLNMVEMAFRAYDPCLACATHSLPGKTPLIVNIHNNAGNIIKTIRRD